The Procambarus clarkii isolate CNS0578487 chromosome 61, FALCON_Pclarkii_2.0, whole genome shotgun sequence sequence ccaacatcctgtttcaggcaggactctctccagtggacatccaacatcctgattcaggtaggactctctccagtggatatcgaaTATCCTGATTCTGTCAGGACTTTCTTCAGTGGATAAtgaacatcctgattcaggcaggactctccagtggatatccaacattctgatgacattgtagacagataaattttctacacagtgattgtaggctgttataggcttgaagatataaaaaagtgtctacataaatgacgaagaaataaattcataattttttaatatccatttattattaggctcattataattattattacttgctcatcaactcatttttcttaataatatgttgagaaaacatgatgatatgtttgatatttgaattggctgtatctcggtaaatatatgtgtaaaaggcttaattttgcaaattagcaaagaaagagttaatagaaagaaacgtccagaggtgcggtaattctaatggtagcattttgaaaacgattctatggctggttttgattttgagttttgtgaaaaatgacgatttcgccgaggtggcgatttttccgtggcagctccgctttgcgccatctcctgacaattatttactgatttaactgaccGCTGAGCTGTGTGGCCGTCATGTTCCGAGGCATCATGCTTGTTTCTATCGTTTGgtcagttttttattatttgatttaatcattgaCTATTTTCTGTTTCTATAGGAAATAAGGTAATTAAAAATCAAAAGAAAACAAAAGGTTTTTGCCGAAAAATTACCGGCTAGCTGTGTGATGCATCATACTgaacagctatatatatatatttatttaaacaagAGTTATTCACTCAATTATTCCTTGTTTATGAGCATTCTTttggatatccttgatcctgacgacaatgaaaggatatctgagagctgttgatatcctgcactctgaatattgtagaaggcatcgcatctatggatatctgctttcctttcatatgttgaccagaccacacactagaaggtgaagggacgacgacgtttcggtccgtcctggaccattctcaagtcgaataatGTTCAAATTATGCTGCAATGTACCCgtttaaaaccctcaaattttacaATAACATACCTACTGATCTCATTCTTACACTGCACTTTCACATTGAGTTTTTCTAGAAACTAccttacttaaaattatctgttaaattaaggaccttCTTGAAACGCTGTACATGTTAGTGACTTTGCAAGAAAGGTAAACCAATTCTGTGTACTTTTGtgcgtatatatattatataagacaAGGTGACAGACAGTGTAtagttttaaattttgccccgaggggcgagtttattaggcagcgccactcatcctgcgagtggacataccgccatagcagcatgtacaacactccccaataggaagaaaacccgctgggttgttcaccctgtcacttgtacccagacacagctgggacttgcttaactgcctCAAGTGAAGAGTTTCTTAAACAAGAACACTAaactaatcttatcttatcttgcgggtgcaagatATGGGAATCTCAAGACCATTATTTGACAGTTTTTCCCCCCAATTCAATGTAGATTTTATTTTTCTACACattacaacgggctcaccatagcccgtgctgcttagaACTTCATGTTCTAGGTAGCGAACCTTAACAACAAAAATACACATTACAAGTGACATTCATACACtttgtggtcaaggcggtgtccgtcactcaatTTCTGCCACTCTTAaccgtttccattccgaatctacaTGGATAttaatccaagacggattcttgctaatACTGATCTCTCCCGCGACCACCACCTCTTCGTCCATATTGATTGGAATTAACTTTTGCAACCACATTGTACCAACGTACCGAGTTAGTTTAGTTACTTGCTATTGGCCAATAGCAGCCCATAACAAACATCTGATGCCATCTGTTGGCAGAAAATGGTACTATCAGCTGGCCTAAAAAACTTGCCTGATAATTCCTTTAATGTGAAGAAGTCTTGTACGAAAAGTTAAATAGTCCCTTTCAGCACCTCTACTCGTTCATTTCtaagattccaacatgggatgggatccacagaaATTTGACTAAGCTATAGCTGATAGTACCATTTCCTGCCAACAGATGTATGTTACGGGCTGCTATTGGCCAGCTGATAGTACAATTTTCTGCCAACAGATGGCAGCAGATGTACGTTATGGGTAGCTGATAGTACCATTTCCTGCCAACAGATggcatcagatgtatgttatgggCTGCTATTGGCTAGCTGATAGTACCATTTCCTGCCAACAGATgtcatcagatgtatgttatgggCTGCTATTGGCCAGCTGATAGTACAATTTCCTGCCAACAGATGGCATCAGATGTATGTTACGGGCTGCTATTGGCCAGCTGATAGTACAATTTCCTGCCAACAGATggcatcagatgtatgttatgggAAGCTCTAGGCCAGTTAATGGTGTAATTTCCCGCCAACAGATGGCATAAGTTGTATTTTAAGGGCAGGTCTGTTGATAGTGTACATTTTCCCCAATAGATGGCATTAGATATATGTTATGGGGTGCTGATGGCCAGCTGATCACTGAGGCCATCTATTGACAAAAAATTGCACTGTATGTTATATCATTTGCTGGTCAGTTGATAGTGCAATTTCCTGCCAAAACTCTGTGTGCCAGAGTGCCGGTGATCACTCTCTGGTGCCAAGCAGGCCGGTGCCAGAGTGCCTGTGATCACTctggtgccaagagctggtgggTGCCAAAGTGAGGAAGGAAATTAAGTACACCTGTGGGCAGATTTTTCATCTTTTTAATGCATTATTATTGTACTGGGAGctggcactgggggggggggtgccagggcCATACCCCGCCCCCCTCGCCCGGTGCCCGAGGTCACCCTCCAATTACACAGGACCGTGTCAGCCATATAAGAGGCACGACGCTGGTCCTCCAAGGGTCGAGCTTCAGCGATGGGGCTACGGCTCGCTTGCCTCTCCTGCCGGGCCGCCAAGGGGGAAAATCTCAACAACGTCATCGATGACGTCAACGATCCAATTGCATCATCGATGACGTCACTGACCCAATAACGTCATCGATGACGTCACTGACCCAATAACGTCATTGATGATGTCACTGAGAGGCTATATGACTGGCTTGGTGTTAGTTGACAGTTGTGTTGACAGTTGTGGTGTTGACAGGTGTAGTGTTAGTTGACAGTTGTGGTGTTGAAAGTTGTGGTGTTGACAGGTGTAGTGTTAGTTGACAGTTGtggtgttgatagttgtggtgtaaGTTGACAGGTGTGGTGTTAGTTGACACttgtggtgttgacagttgtgGTGTTGACAGGTGTAGTGTTAGTTGAAAGttgtggtgttgacagttgtggtgttagttgacaGGCGTGGTGTTAGTTGACAGGCGTGGTGTTAGTTGACAGGCGTGGTGTTAGTTGACAGttgtggtgttgacagttgtTAGTTGACAGGTGTGGTGTTAGTTGACAGGTGTTTGTGATGTCATCTCGGGTCAGTATGCGGTGTTTGGCTGcgtcatagtggtggtggtggtgaatcagAGTGCCAGACACTACAGTTTGATGGACTGTGGTGAGGGGCTGAGGACGAGCTGCTGGAGGGCCTCAGGGTcgacacacacactgctggagtGCAAGTTGGCACAGTTCAAGTGCCTCTCACACGGGCAGTGGTCGAAGTACACCTGTGGACAAGGGCGGTACAGGTGAGCAAGTATATTTGTAATGACGGGGAGTTGTGTAACTAAATGCTAACTAATTCTACTTCTCACATGCACATCTACGCCTCTTTCTGTGCTATCTACGACTTTAATCTACTCAACATCTTAGGAATACTTGTGGCTGGGATATTGTTAACACAgcaaggaggttatcttgaggttatcttgagatgatttcggggctttagtgtccccgcggtccggtcctcggccaggcctccacccccaggaagcagcccgtgacagctgactaacacccaggtactattttactgctaggtaacaggggcatagggtgaaagaaactctgcccattgtttctcgccggcgcccgggatcgaacccgggaccacaggatcacaagtccagaccGGCTCCCATGACTGATGCCTCAGGGGACAAGGGAAGATTATAAGTATATACAGCTATACAGACACATATATTAGAGAATAAATCTAACAAAGGGAAAATTATAGAAGAATGTTTTCAGGGCACAACTAAGTAAATTTATTTAACCACTGCCTGGAACAAACACTGCCTGGAACAAACTGCCTGGAACAAACACTGTCCCAGACCCTTCTAGAGGAAGAACTACAATAGAGGTGAGTGAGAGGAAGCAGTGAGAGGAGCTGGATGTGATGACGGCCTCAGACTGTGACAAGGTCGCTCCCTGGGTACTCAAAGAAGCAGCTGCAGCACTGTGCGGACCTCTTGCTACAGTCTTCAACTCCTCACTAGAACTGGGGAACTGATATCTGGATATTGGCTAATGTGACacctatatatataagaaaaggaAAAAGACATGAGCCACTGAACTACAGATCGTTATAACTAACAGCCATCTGCTGGAAGCtattagatatagatatagatataaagGCACGGTGAACACTTAGAGCATATGAACTGTGAACCAATGGAAATCCTGCTTGACCAACCAACTAGGAGCTCTACGGAAGATGTGGACAGTCAAAGTGGAGAGAGAAAGAACTGGACAAGCTGCATTTTCcaggattgccagaaagcttttgacaataTTCCTCACAAGTGACTGCCGTAAACACTGCCAAACCTGCTTGGTGTGTTGGGAAGAATATTTCGTTGAGTGGAGGAGTACCTCTCAGGAGGGAGCCAACAAGTGGAGGAACTACTTCAGCCTCAGTGTGGCAAGCTGCTGGAGCAGGTTACCACAGGAGCTCGTCGAGGACACTACGATACACAGTTCCTCATGTACACATGATAGAGCAAACTAGTTAAAAAGTTATTGTATAAAACTAGTGATGAGCgcaaggcggggcccaggagcagAAGCATGACCTGGTATACACATGTGAGGGCTCCCACCGAGACTCACCTCGTTCTCGACGTCTACAAGGATGGCGGAGGCGTCACAGATCTGGCCCCGGGTCTTGTAGGGCAGACAGTAACTGTTCGTAGCCAGCATGGGTCGCACGCAGCACCGCCCCGGCCCACAGTCCGCCCACGTCACACACGTGTTCTTCGTCCGGGCTGCAatatgaccacacacacacacacctgttactggAGTCTCACGACTGGTATAGGGCGTGGCAGATGTTTAAGGATATGACAGGTGCCTCAGCGTCATGTCTCACCGGAAGGTTCCGTTATGATGGGAGGGAACAGATGAATGTTATGGGTGAGTGAAGCTGGTGGTACAGGGGGGTACAGGTGACGGGTGGTACAGGGGTACAGGTGAGTGTGACGGGTGGTATAGGGGTACAGGTGAGTGTGACGGGTGGTACAGGGGTACAGGTGAGTGTGACGGGTGGTACAGGGGTACAGGTGAGTGTGACGGGTGGTACAGGGATACAGGTGAGTGTGACGGGTGGTACAGGGGTACAGGTGAGTGTGACGGGTGGTACAGGGGTACAGGTGAGTGTGACGGGTGGTACAGGGGTACAGGTGAGTGTGACGGGTGGTACAGGGGTACAGGTGAGTGTGACGGGTGGTACAGGGGTACAGGTGAGTGTGACGGGTGGAAGTACAGGTACAGACGGGTATAATAGTGCCCCTACCATTGACCCACCAGCTGGGTATCATCCTGTTGGCCACACGAGAGGGTATGCCCACGGTGGTGCCCACAAGTATGCCTgcgaccaccacccacacccacagtgcTCTACGCTCGGCGCCCACACTCATCACGCTCTCTGTCAGCAAGGAAATAACCTTGAGACATGCCCATGTCAGGACACGCTGCTCCTTGACCTGCGACACCGGTACAGCATCAACAGGACCTGGACATAGCACAAGTACTTTACATCAAACACTTTCATCCAATTATTTACAACCAGCTTGCAGAGATATGTCCTACCACTAACACATCTTAGGGGCTCCTACCTTAGGGGCTCCTACCTTAGGGGCTCCTA is a genomic window containing:
- the LOC123774299 gene encoding uncharacterized protein; this translates as MSVGAERRALWVWVVVAGILVGTTVGIPSRVANRMIPSWWVNARTKNTCVTWADCGPGRCCVRPMLATNSYCLPYKTRGQICDASAILVDVENEVYFDHCPCERHLNCANLHSSSVCVDPEALQQLVLSPSPQSIKL